Proteins found in one Sporosarcina jeotgali genomic segment:
- a CDS encoding YihY/virulence factor BrkB family protein: MKIGIKVLKRFINERFFDQAAQTAYYLLLSMLPFFIFVLSLLNLFPVNEEILFRFLRPFIPEQSFLLIEDNVREVLRNGKGKWLYFSLAGAFWLSSVTVQSLARSLDLANGYIRKRGFWLSLIRDLGVTLLFMLVVPLSILLPFIENILHEVIAYYDRIDDWKGWLFLWPKVKWGLGTMFLFVFFLLFYKIVPSGKVLFRQAVPGALLSTLGWQLFSYLFGGWVTAVDYTRLYGQLSGIIMLVIWFYMTAVIILISGLLNAEWSKSKKRSGLNVNNFSGR; the protein is encoded by the coding sequence ATGAAAATAGGGATTAAGGTCCTCAAACGATTTATAAATGAACGTTTTTTCGATCAAGCCGCTCAAACCGCTTATTACTTGCTGTTATCTATGTTGCCATTCTTCATTTTTGTCCTTTCATTATTGAATTTGTTTCCGGTCAATGAGGAGATTCTGTTTCGCTTTTTACGACCGTTTATACCTGAGCAGTCTTTTCTGCTGATTGAGGACAATGTTCGTGAGGTGTTGAGAAACGGGAAAGGAAAATGGTTGTATTTCAGTTTGGCAGGAGCATTCTGGTTATCTTCTGTAACGGTACAATCTTTAGCACGTTCGCTGGACTTGGCAAATGGGTATATACGGAAGAGAGGGTTCTGGCTATCGTTAATCCGTGATCTTGGGGTGACATTACTATTCATGCTCGTAGTACCTCTCTCCATTCTTCTTCCATTCATTGAAAACATTCTCCACGAAGTTATCGCTTACTATGATCGAATTGACGATTGGAAAGGCTGGCTGTTTTTATGGCCCAAAGTAAAATGGGGACTGGGTACAATGTTTTTGTTTGTCTTTTTCCTGCTCTTCTATAAAATTGTTCCGAGTGGTAAAGTATTATTTCGTCAAGCGGTGCCGGGTGCATTGCTCTCGACGCTTGGATGGCAGCTGTTTTCGTATCTATTTGGAGGATGGGTAACGGCAGTAGATTACACACGATTATATGGTCAGTTATCAGGAATCATCATGCTGGTGATTTGGTTTTACATGACCGCCGTTATTATTTTGATTTCTGGATTATTGAATGCAGAGTGGAGTAAGTCTAAAAAAAGGAGCGGGTTAAATGTTAACAATTTTAGCGGTCGATGA
- a CDS encoding response regulator transcription factor codes for MLTILAVDDDPNILELVRITLSAASYRVMKAKNGREALELMEKEVPDLAVVDVMMPEMDGYALTKKLRSEWDIPVLLLTAKGELEDKEKGFLAGSDDYLVKPFEPKELLFRIRAILRRYDKAVDVFIQAGPLSINRQTYEVSIGNKVLLLPLKEFELLSVLASRANQVFTREVLLDRVWGFDYEGDEQTLNVHIKRLRDKLEGLPEQVSIVTVRGVGYKLDTGAV; via the coding sequence ATGTTAACAATTTTAGCGGTCGATGATGATCCAAATATTTTAGAGCTGGTCCGCATAACATTATCTGCTGCGAGCTATCGTGTGATGAAAGCAAAGAACGGCCGGGAAGCGCTGGAGCTCATGGAAAAAGAAGTACCAGACCTTGCTGTCGTCGATGTGATGATGCCTGAAATGGACGGATATGCACTGACGAAGAAACTGCGTTCCGAATGGGATATCCCTGTACTATTGCTTACTGCAAAAGGAGAACTAGAGGATAAGGAAAAGGGGTTTCTAGCGGGATCGGATGACTATCTGGTAAAACCTTTTGAACCGAAGGAATTGCTGTTTCGAATCCGTGCGATTCTGCGGCGTTATGACAAAGCGGTCGATGTATTTATACAGGCAGGACCCTTATCCATTAATCGTCAAACCTATGAAGTGTCAATTGGGAACAAAGTATTGCTGCTGCCATTGAAAGAATTTGAACTGTTGTCGGTTCTGGCATCACGTGCGAATCAGGTGTTCACGCGGGAGGTATTGCTGGATCGAGTATGGGGATTTGACTATGAAGGCGATGAACAAACATTGAATGTCCATATTAAGCGGTTGAGGGATAAGCTGGAAGGCCTCCCAGAGCAAGTAAGTATCGTAACCGTACGGGGTGTCGGTTATAAGCTGGACACGGGTGCAGTATGA
- a CDS encoding NAD-dependent epimerase/dehydratase family protein codes for MRIAVTKGAGFIGSHLTTRLLELGPRVVVIDNLSNGKRKNLNPQSSLSVSVEDPLKDAAVYGVPVTLPISQEHALEPLSPYGLSKRTYRPNIRLTCAHHNLSHSILRYSNVYDPRQDRNSD; via the coding sequence ATGCGAATTGCAGTTACTAAAGGGGCTGGCTTTATTGGTTCCCATTTAACTACACGACTCTTAGAACTTGGCCCTCGCGTAGTTGTTATTGATAATCTATCGAATGGGAAGAGAAAGAATCTAAACCCACAATCTTCCCTATCCGTCTCGGTGGAAGATCCATTGAAAGACGCTGCAGTATACGGCGTCCCAGTGACTTTGCCCATCTCACAAGAGCATGCACTTGAACCTCTATCCCCATACGGATTGTCAAAAAGAACATATAGACCCAATATTCGATTGACGTGTGCCCATCATAACCTATCTCATTCCATTCTACGCTATTCGAATGTCTATGATCCACGTCAGGACAGGAATTCAGACTAA
- a CDS encoding sensor histidine kinase encodes MAFSALAAFLAVNTFYHQNLKGSNDEKNMNIARQLVSYIEKASPDDLDLYLETQAAAGYKLLIVNEDLKGQRYGQSFRLDNLEESDVKSVLQGTDYHGMKNYPTETFVTGFFSDETANTVGVPFTYKGEEYALFLRPDIKLLFTEVHYLLGGMVIVMAIASLLAMLIVAKRLIRPITQLTLATKKVGKEEFSGILQIHQKDEIGQLAESFQKMTERLGENDLIRKKFISDVSHDFQSPLLNIKGYAGLLMDESLPAEERAGYAKVIQSETDRLSSLTKQLLLLTSLDQMMSPLKPVSYDVSEQLRETVRKYRWLLEEKQISLSMEIEDSAIIGDPAFLEKVWENLLSNALKYTADYGTIDVSLVSDETSVTVQIGDSGIGIAEENLAHIFNRFYREDDSRTIAAEGTGLGLSIVQQVIELHNGEISVASEKGKGTVFTIILPKL; translated from the coding sequence ATGGCGTTCAGCGCACTTGCGGCGTTTCTGGCGGTCAATACGTTTTATCATCAAAACTTAAAAGGGTCGAATGATGAAAAAAATATGAACATCGCTCGACAACTCGTAAGTTACATTGAAAAAGCATCACCTGATGACTTAGACCTCTATTTGGAAACGCAAGCGGCAGCAGGGTACAAGTTATTGATTGTAAATGAAGACTTAAAAGGCCAGCGTTACGGGCAGTCATTTCGTCTGGATAACTTAGAAGAAAGCGATGTGAAATCCGTACTTCAAGGAACGGACTATCACGGCATGAAAAACTATCCGACAGAAACCTTTGTGACAGGCTTCTTTTCAGATGAAACCGCGAATACAGTCGGCGTTCCATTTACATATAAGGGTGAGGAGTATGCCCTGTTTTTGCGTCCGGATATTAAGTTGCTTTTCACAGAAGTTCATTACTTGCTTGGCGGTATGGTCATAGTGATGGCAATCGCGAGTCTGTTAGCAATGTTGATTGTGGCAAAACGTCTGATCCGGCCGATTACACAACTGACGCTGGCAACGAAGAAAGTGGGGAAAGAAGAATTCAGCGGCATCCTGCAGATTCATCAGAAAGACGAAATTGGACAGCTGGCGGAAAGTTTCCAAAAAATGACCGAGCGTTTGGGAGAAAATGATTTAATACGCAAGAAGTTCATCAGTGACGTGTCTCATGACTTTCAATCGCCGCTATTGAATATTAAGGGCTATGCGGGCCTGTTGATGGATGAATCGCTGCCTGCTGAAGAACGGGCTGGCTATGCTAAAGTGATCCAGTCCGAGACTGATCGCTTATCGTCATTAACCAAACAGCTGCTCTTGCTGACGTCACTTGATCAGATGATGAGTCCGTTGAAGCCTGTTTCATATGATGTCAGTGAACAGTTGAGAGAGACAGTGCGCAAATACCGATGGTTGCTCGAGGAGAAACAAATTTCACTTTCTATGGAAATTGAGGACTCTGCGATAATCGGGGATCCGGCGTTTCTTGAGAAGGTATGGGAGAACTTGTTGTCGAATGCGTTAAAATATACGGCTGATTACGGCACCATCGATGTTTCCTTAGTTTCAGATGAAACCTCTGTAACTGTGCAAATCGGAGATTCCGGAATTGGGATTGCAGAAGAGAACCTCGCGCATATCTTCAACCGATTTTACCGGGAAGATGACTCACGGACAATTGCCGCCGAAGGGACTGGCCTGGGGTTATCCATTGTTCAGCAAGTGATTGAGCTCCACAATGGAGAGATTTCCGTCGCGAGTGAAAAAGGAAAAGGAACCGTCTTTACAATTATTTTGCCCAAACTGTAA